The proteins below are encoded in one region of Desulfonatronum thioautotrophicum:
- the tpiA gene encoding triose-phosphate isomerase encodes MSTTPKTLIAGNWKMYKTEAEAVELASGLAASLHGNLSADREVLLLPPFTALKAVAETILGRDKMLLGGQNFYPSSEGAFTGEIAPFMLADAGCTHALAGHSERRHVLKESDRFIAQKTAFGLQFGLHMILCIGETLDQRTHGSVENVLKGQLRLGLAEVNKDEVTPEHLSIAYEPVWAIGTGKVAQNEDIIAAHDFIRKTLVDFFPHCGSNLRILYGGSVKADNAGTILRLDNVNGVLVGGASLQVESFAAIATAA; translated from the coding sequence ATGAGCACGACACCCAAAACACTGATTGCCGGTAACTGGAAGATGTACAAAACCGAAGCCGAGGCAGTGGAGCTGGCCTCTGGTTTGGCCGCAAGCCTTCACGGCAATCTGTCGGCTGATCGGGAGGTTCTTCTGCTCCCCCCTTTCACTGCTCTCAAGGCCGTAGCCGAAACCATCCTGGGACGTGACAAAATGCTCTTGGGCGGACAAAACTTCTATCCGTCATCGGAAGGTGCCTTTACCGGAGAAATCGCCCCCTTCATGCTGGCGGATGCTGGATGCACCCATGCGCTGGCCGGCCACTCCGAACGTCGGCATGTGCTCAAGGAATCCGACCGGTTCATTGCCCAAAAGACGGCCTTTGGTTTGCAGTTCGGGCTGCACATGATCCTATGCATCGGCGAAACCCTGGACCAACGCACCCACGGCAGTGTTGAAAACGTGTTAAAGGGACAACTTCGACTGGGCTTGGCCGAGGTGAACAAGGATGAAGTAACTCCAGAGCATTTGAGCATAGCCTATGAGCCGGTCTGGGCCATTGGCACCGGGAAGGTGGCGCAAAATGAGGATATCATCGCGGCCCATGACTTTATCCGGAAAACACTGGTGGATTTTTTCCCCCATTGTGGGAGCAATCTCCGCATCCTTTACGGCGGAAGCGTCAAGGCAGATAACGCCGGGACGATTTTGCGACTTGACAATGTTAATGGTGTGCTGGTAGGTGGTGCAAGTTTGCAGGTTGAAAGCTTTGCAGCCATTGCTACGGCTGCTTGA
- a CDS encoding IS66 family transposase, giving the protein MRQEHTRPIMDKIKAILDERVMTTPPKSLLGKAITYALGQWSRVMVFLEDGRLRPDNNLAENAIRPFAVGRKNWLFAGSPAGAHASAIIYSLIETAKANGLNPYLYLLHVFTSLPQAKTNTEIRQLLPQNLTPQKIEELTVGNPASS; this is encoded by the coding sequence TTGCGTCAGGAGCACACCCGGCCGATCATGGATAAAATCAAGGCCATCCTGGATGAACGGGTCATGACTACACCGCCCAAAAGCCTGCTGGGCAAAGCCATTACGTACGCCCTCGGCCAGTGGAGCCGCGTCATGGTCTTTCTCGAAGACGGACGCCTGCGGCCTGACAACAACCTCGCGGAAAACGCCATCCGGCCCTTTGCCGTAGGCAGAAAAAATTGGCTCTTTGCCGGATCTCCGGCAGGTGCCCATGCCAGCGCGATCATCTACTCCCTCATAGAAACCGCAAAAGCCAACGGACTCAACCCCTACCTCTATCTCCTGCACGTCTTCACCTCACTGCCCCAAGCCAAAACAAATACAGAAATCAGACAACTACTCCCACAAAACCTCACCCCTCAGAAAATTGAAGAATTGACTGTCGGAAATCCTGCCTCTTCATAA
- a CDS encoding phosphoglycerate kinase gives MSITYLENIDVRDKRLLIRVDYNVPMDQGVIQEDTRIRASLPTLKMALERGASLVLCSHMGRPKGQVVPELSLRPLAQRLTEMLGVEVAMAPDCVGSEVEAMAEALKPGEILLLENLRFHAGETKNDPDFSAQLAKLGDIFVSDAFGTAHRAHASNVGVAKLMSTCCAGLLMQKEWEYLGQALTDPKRPFVAVSGGAKVSGKLELLTNLLEKVDRMLIGGAMANTFIKAQGYDVGRSLVEDELLQTARDILDKAKEHGTDLYLPVDFVYADGPKSEHAAGICIAQDIPADKMVLDIGPATRTLFAEALTGAGTVVWNGPMGAFENPAFAEGSLHVAKAVAESAELSIVGGGDTDALLHSSGLAEKVSFISTGGGAFLEFMEGKDLPAFKALKECGA, from the coding sequence ATGAGTATTACGTATCTGGAAAACATTGACGTACGCGATAAGCGCCTACTCATCCGCGTTGATTACAACGTCCCCATGGACCAAGGCGTTATCCAGGAAGACACCCGCATTCGGGCGAGTCTGCCGACCTTGAAAATGGCCCTGGAGCGGGGCGCGTCCCTGGTGCTCTGCTCCCACATGGGACGTCCCAAGGGGCAAGTCGTGCCGGAGCTGAGCCTGCGCCCGCTTGCCCAACGCCTCACCGAAATGTTGGGTGTGGAGGTGGCCATGGCTCCTGACTGCGTGGGCTCTGAGGTGGAGGCCATGGCTGAAGCGTTGAAGCCAGGAGAGATTCTGCTCCTGGAAAATCTGCGCTTCCATGCCGGTGAAACCAAGAATGACCCGGACTTCAGCGCCCAGCTGGCCAAGCTCGGCGACATCTTCGTCAGCGATGCCTTTGGCACGGCCCACCGGGCCCACGCTTCCAACGTTGGTGTCGCCAAGTTAATGTCGACCTGCTGCGCGGGCTTGTTGATGCAAAAGGAATGGGAATACCTGGGCCAGGCCCTAACAGACCCCAAGCGCCCCTTTGTGGCTGTATCCGGGGGGGCCAAGGTCTCGGGTAAGCTGGAGTTGCTGACAAATCTTTTGGAAAAGGTGGATCGGATGCTTATCGGCGGGGCCATGGCCAACACCTTCATCAAGGCTCAGGGGTATGACGTTGGGCGCTCGCTGGTGGAGGATGAACTTTTGCAAACAGCCCGGGATATTCTGGATAAGGCCAAAGAGCACGGCACAGATCTTTACCTGCCCGTGGACTTTGTCTATGCCGACGGTCCGAAATCCGAGCATGCCGCGGGCATCTGCATTGCCCAGGACATACCCGCGGACAAGATGGTTCTGGATATCGGGCCGGCTACCCGGACCCTGTTCGCGGAAGCTTTGACCGGTGCCGGTACGGTTGTCTGGAACGGCCCCATGGGCGCGTTTGAAAATCCGGCCTTTGCCGAAGGCTCATTGCATGTGGCCAAGGCCGTTGCCGAGTCCGCGGAGCTGAGCATTGTCGGTGGCGGTGATACGGACGCCCTGCTGCATTCGTCCGGACTCGCGGAAAAGGTCAGCTTCATCTCGACCGGTGGTGGGGCGTTTCTGGAATTCATGGAAGGCAAGGATCTCCCGGCCTTCAAAGCTCTGAAGGAGTGCGGCGCATGA
- the secG gene encoding preprotein translocase subunit SecG encodes MSALIITIHILACIALVVLILLQSGKEGMGVIFGGGSSSVFGSGGAGGLLKKLTVSVASIFVITSLSFTYISGQRIAEESVILDAPADVMQPPASIEEQLSTPPEAPNATPQSPVQSQ; translated from the coding sequence TTGAGTGCATTGATCATCACCATCCACATTCTCGCTTGTATCGCCTTGGTTGTCCTGATTCTTCTGCAATCTGGAAAAGAAGGGATGGGCGTTATTTTTGGCGGTGGTAGCAGTTCCGTCTTTGGTAGCGGCGGTGCCGGGGGTCTGTTAAAAAAACTGACCGTCAGCGTGGCCAGCATTTTTGTGATCACCTCACTGAGTTTCACGTACATCAGCGGTCAACGGATTGCTGAAGAATCCGTCATTCTTGATGCCCCTGCAGATGTTATGCAACCTCCGGCAAGTATTGAGGAACAGCTCTCCACCCCTCCGGAGGCACCCAATGCTACGCCACAATCACCCGTTCAATCACAATAA